Below is a genomic region from Echinicola rosea.
TTCTTATAAAGACCGTTACCTGCTGACGTTAACAGGCCGTTCAGATGGAGCATCGGTACTCAGTGAAGGGAATAAATGGGATTTCTTCCCTTCGTTCTCCTTGGGTTGGAAGATCCATGATGAAGCATTTATGAGCGACGTCGATTGGGTGAACCAATTGAAATTGCGAATCGGTATGGGTACCGTAGGTAATCAGGCCGTAGCACCATACAATACCGCTGGTGGTTTGGTTCAGGTTCCTTATGTTTTTGGCAGCGATCCTGCCAATGGCTATGTGACCGGAAATCCAAAAGGTTCTTCTCAGGGAGCACTGCCAAACAGAAACCTTGGATGGGAAAAGACCAGACAATGGAACTTTGGATTGGATTTTGGGCTGTGGAGAGACCGCCTTTACGGTAGTATCGAATACTATAATGCTGATACATATGACCTGCTTTTGGACAAGACGCCAAACTCTGTAACGGGATACAGCAATATCACCGTCAATGCCGGTAAAACACGTAACAAAGGCGTGGAGCTGACACTATCCTCAGTCAATATCGACAAGAATGATTTTAGCTGGATTACGGATTTCACTTTTTCCAGTAACCGCACCGAAATCGTGGAGCTGGAAAATGGCGCAGTGGATGATGTAAACAACCAGTGGTTTATCGGCCGGCCCATCAGTGTTTTCTATGACTACAACAAAATCGGTATTTGGCAGCAAGCTGATGCTGATCTGCTCGCCCAGTACAGCGAAAATGGTTCTGATTACGAGCCCGGAGATATCCGCGTCCAGGATGTGAATGGCGATAACAGAATCGATCCTAACAATGACCGGGTAATTCTTGGTCAGACCGCACCAAAATGGACAGGTGGTATCACCAATACCTTTAATTATAAAAACTTCGAGTTGTCTGCCTTTGTCTATGCCCGATGGGGCAATTTGGTCCAAGGTGGTGCAGTGGATATGTCCGGTAGGTACGCTTCCAGAATCATCGACTACTGGACACCGACCAATCCTACCAACGCCTATCCGAGGGCCGATTACAATAACGGTGGCCAGCCGATACACTACAGTGCGATGAATTACCAAGATGGATCATTTGTAAAAGTCCGCTTTATCTCATTGGGCTATACCTTCCCACAGGACATTATTGGGAAATGGGGCATGAGCAACCTGAAGCTGTACACGCAGGTACAGAATCCATTCCTATATTCCAAAACGGATTTTCTGGATCCGGACAGCAGCTATCAAATCGGCGGTTCCAACCCAAGTGCATCAAGTCTTACGACAAGGAGTTTTGTATTTGGTCTGAACTTGACTTTCTAAACCCCTAAAACCTGAACATTATGAAAAAGAATATCTTAATCATAGCATTGGCAGCCGGTAGCCTTTTCTCTTGCCAGGATTTCCTGCAGGAGGAGATGGTCGCTACCCTGACCCAAGAGCGGTATAACTCTCCGGAAGGAATTGAGGAATTGGTGAACGGCGCCTATGAAGGCCTTCGCTTTCACCATAACTACGAATGGTCCTACGCCCTGACCAACTACGGCACGGATGAATTTACCAATGGTGGTGGTGTAAACCACGTGATGTACAACACATACACTGGATTGCTCAATCCAGCAGAGAGCATGGACCTAAGGCCTCTATGGGACAATATGTACGCACAGATCAACGTGTGTAATATCGGCATTCAAAATATCCCAGAGGTATTTTCCGATCCCAATTCGGCCACTACCCGTGATACCCGCTTGGGCGAAGTGTTGTTTCTAAGGGGCTTCAATTACCTGAAGCTGGTAGAGCAATTTGGAGCAGTACCGATGAAGCTGACCCCTACGGAAGGAGACGAGGCCAATTTTCCCCGTGCCACCGTGGCCGAAAATATGGCGCAGATCATCAGTGACCTGAGAAGGGCCGAGCAGCTATTGCCACCTACGGCTTCGCAGGTGGGGAGGATTACTCAATCTGCCGCCCAGCATTTCCTGGCCAAAGCCTATCTGTTCAGGGCCAGTGAGCGAAATGCCGACATTGCCCAAGCCAATGATTTGGACAGCGCGGCCTATTTTGCTGACGAGGTGATCAATAATTCCGGCAGGTCTTTGGCGCCAGATTATCAGGATATCTTCGAATATACTGCTGTAAATGGGCCAAACGAAAGCTTGTCAGAGATCATCCTTTCTTCCCAATTTGATAATAACCAAGCATTGTTGGGAAGGTATGGAAACCAGACGCACATGTACTTCCTGTCCATTTACCGTAACTTCCCCGGCATGACCAGGGATTTGGAGAATGGACGGGAGTTTGACCGGTTGAAGCCTACTGATTTTGCCTTGGACAATTTTGACCGAGTGAATGACTCCAGGTTTTACAAGAGCATCAAGACGGCTTACATAGCCTCTCAAAGCAGCGATAACATTCCTGAATGGTCAGCAGAAAATGCTCCAAGTCCTGACTTGGTAGGGCAGCCAAAATTTGCGGAGGGAGATACCGCAATCATTTATTTGGTGAATGAGGCCGACGATCAGCGTTTTACCGAGGATCATAAGGATACTTTTGCTCCTTTGATGCTGGTAAGGAATACACCTGATGGAACGGATTGGGGATTGAGCACCTATCCTTCCTTATCTAAATACCTCGACCCTTTCCGTACCAATTTCAACGATGCCAAAGGTACGCGGGACGGTATTCTGGCGAGACTTTCCGATACGTATTTGATCGCTGCAGAAGCCTATGGCCGCATGGAAAATTATGGCCAGGCCCTCCAGTATATCAATGAAGTGCGTGAAAGGGCCGCCTATCAGGAAGGTGAAGACAGGGGCAGGGTGTACCACCTTGCCGAGCAGGTGCCTTACGATGAGAATAGCAGCACTGCCGCTGATATGACAGTTACCGAGGCGGTATTTACCCCAGGTACTTCGGAAGCAGCCACAGAGATCTATCCTGAGGGTGTAGCCTCTAAGGCAGACATGTTTGTGCATTTTATCCTCAATGAGCGTGCGAGAGAACTTCTGGGGGAATTTCATCGGTGGGTGGACCTTTCCCGTACCGGTACTTTGCTGCAGCGTGCTCGGGCATTTAATCCAGAAGCAGCAGCCAATATTGCAGAACGGCATATTCTGAGACCTATTCCGCAAAGTTACTTGGATGCGCTCATCATCGATGGGCAGCCATTGACGGCAGCTGAAAAAGATGCCATACAAAACCCAGGATACTAAGCCACCATTCAATGCCGTTTAGTTAAGGGGATTTCCTTCTTTTCATATACCTAAAAACCTCAGTTCGATTATAAAATCGTCACTGCGAGGCTCAGAGGGAGATATGAGGGGTGGAAGCCGTGGCAGCTCGCCGCGGCGAGTTGCCACACCCTTTTCCAACCCACATCCTCCTTAAAAGGGTTCGCTATGACGCTTTTAATACAAAAATTAAGTCGAGCTCAGGTTAAAAGTCCTTTTTTTGATTGACTTTGACTGGGGAAGCCTGATCATCCTGGAAAACAGGCATACCAAGGGCCAGAATAAGAAAGCTAATTATAAGTATCCGCTTTCTTTAATAAGATTTATGCTCACATTATTGTGGAGATATATAAAGGCAAATCCATGATTTGATCCAATAAAGCCAACTCGTTACTAGGGTTGGCTTTATTATTTGATCTGTGGCGCAATGTTCAAGTCAATTGCTCATTTTTCTTGTTTGACCAAGGGATGTCTAAACATTAACCAACCAAAAAGAAGGGCAAAGATCACGTAGATGATGGTGGCAGCAATTAACAAAGAAGAGGAAGTTGTTTTTAAGATCACGGTTTTCAGGAGGGGCAGCCCGCCAATCATAAAGTGAGAGAAATTGGCCAAAACCAAAGGCCGGTTGTAAATACCACCTATGAGGCTGTTTTTTTGGGTCCAGTTCAGAATGGCAAATCCAATATACATGGCTCCCATCACTTGCGACAATAGCGTGGTGTGGGAGGCATTGTCAGGGACTATCTGCATGGTCAGTTCATGGGGGAAAAAGGTGAATCCTACGCCCATGGCCAGCATAAAAATAGCACTTCCGGTGGCGATAAATTTAGTCGTCATTTTTTCCTTTATTGAGTGGCGAGCCAAAAGATAATAAAACAGCGATAAGTTAAAAAATCCAAATTGAATTTGTCCATGATCTCCGGATATCAGTTTGAAATGATTGTTAGGTGTGAAGCTACTGAAAATGGAGAAGGGTTACCTTGTCCATGCTTAGATTACTGTTCAGCATGAATCAGAACACTTTTCAGGGGCTTTGATATTATCTTTGTTTAAGCATTAAGCGGACAGCTTGCTGTCTGTTTTTTTCCAAGCTAACGAATGTGTTAATACAAATGGGTTTATTTTAACGTTTGAAATAGGAGTGTTTTGAACGTTTGAAAGCCCCGGAATCTTCTCCGGGGTTTTTTGTTTTAGTTTTAATAATAAAAGCATATATGATGCATAAAGAAATCCCGGTATTCCTGTTGGCCATAATTTTGCTGGCCTCTTGCGATCAAAAGAAGGTAGATGTTCCAATCAACGAGGTGTCTGTTGAGGCTCCTTTTGAAATGCCCATGATCAAGGTTCCTGATTTTAGTGATATACAACGATTTGTAATCACGGATTTTGGTGCTGAGGAAGATGATCAGCAAGCGACTACACAAGCTATTGTGGCGGCCATTTCTGCTGCAGTCGAGGCGGGTGGTGGTCGTATAGTGATTCCCGCAGGAGAATGGCCAACTGGAAAGATCCACCTTAAAAGCAATATTAATCTACATCTTGAGGAGGGGGCTACACTATTGTTTTCCGAGGATCCAAAAGATTATCTTCCAGCTGTAAAGACTACATGGGAAGGAATGGAGTGTTTTAACTATTCTCCGCTAATCTATGCATTTGATTGTGAGAATATTGCCATTACAGGTAAAGGTGAATTGAAGGCGAAAATGAATACGTGGAAATTATGGTTTGCCAGGCCTAAAGCTCACATGGAAAGTCTCAAGAGGCTTTATAACTTGGCCGCAAAGGACGTGCCGGTAGAGGAGCGTGATTTTGTGAATGATTCCTCTAATTTTCGCCCTCAATTTATTCAGTTTAATCGCTGCGAAAAGGTATTGTTGGAGGGGGTGAAGATTACCAATAGCCCTTTTTGGGTAATTCATCCTTTTATGTCAAAAGATGTGGTCATCAGGGACGTACAAGTCTTTGCCCATGGCCATAACAATGATGGGGTAGATCCAGAAATGAGCCAAAATATGCTGATCGAAAACTGTGTTTTTGATCAAGGTGACGATGCTATTGCGGTAAAATCAGGTAGAAACCAAGATGCATGGAGGCTGAACATGCCCACTAAAAATATCGTCATTAGAAATAGCTTGGTGAAGAATGGTCATCAGTTATTGGCTATTGGAAGTGAGCTTTCTGGTGGAGTAGAAAATGTATATATGGAAAATTGTGAAGTCGAGGAGGGAGCCAAGCTCAACCACTTGCTATATGTTAAAACAAATGAAAGAAGGGGAGGCTATGTCCGTAATGTTCATATGAAGAATATCCAATGCGGGAAAATTGATAAAGGGGTATTAGGTATTGAGACTGATGTGCTTTATCAATGGAGAGACTTGGTACCAACTTATGAGCGGAGGTTGACCCCAATTGAGAATATTTATATGGAAAACGTCCGAGCTGCTGATGTGGCGTTTGTTTCTCGCATAAAAGCTGATCCTGAAAGTCCCGTAGAGGTAGTCCAATTAAAAAATATACAAGTCGAATCAGTTCGTGACCAAAAAGTCATCAATGAAAATGTCAACGGCTTCTCTATGAAAGATTAAAAACATTTAAGCAAGCTTTTCCTGAAAGAAGTCAATTGTTCGTTTCCAAGCCAATGTGGCCGCCTCGGCATCATACCTAGGGGTGGTGTCATTGTGGAACCCATGGTTGGCATCAGGATAGGTATAAGCTTGATATTCTTTTCCATTGGCTTTTAGAGCCGTTTCGTATGCGGGCCAGCCGGCATTGACCCGTGTGTCAAGTTCACCGAAATGTAGTAAAAGTGGAGCTTCGATCTGCGGTACCAGTTCCTCCGGCGGTTGGCTGCCATAAAAGGGGACTGCAGCCTTTAGATCAGGGACTTTTACGGCCATCATGTTTGATATCCATCCTCCAAAGCAAAACCCTACCACGCCGATTTTGCCACTGCATTTAGGATGTGCCTTCAGGTAGTCGAAGGCAGCAATGAAATCCTCCAGCATTTCATCACGGTCTCGTTTACGCTGCAATTCCCTGCCGTCATCATCATTGCCGGGATATCCTCCTAAGGGTGATAAGGCATCAGGAGCTATGCTGATAAAACCTGCTTTGGCAGCCCTTCTGCCCACATCGGCAATATACGGGTTCAGGCCCCTGTTTTCATGTACTACGACTATGCCCGGAAGTTTATCGTCTGCATCTGCCGGTTGGGAGAGCTGGCCGGAGATGTCGCCACCGCCTTTTGGGGATGAGTAGGTCACCGTTTCGGTTTTTAGCGAGGGATCATTTTGCTTGATTTGGATATTGTCCCGGTAATTGGGCATCAAAAAGCTGGTCAGTGCACTTAGGCTAATTCCTCCTACAGCGTAAGCAGAAAGTTTCTCAATAAATTCGCGGCGATCGAGCTTATTATGGGCATATGCATCATATAGGTCAAATACTTCCTGTTTGATGTCTTTCTTGCGCAGCTTTTTCATAAAGGCAAAAGAGGTTGGTTGAAACTTGGTGAAGTGATGTTGGATTTTAGTAGTCAATAAGTTACATAAAAAACTCGTGACAAATCATAAAGCGGCAGAAAATGTAAGGTGTTAAATGTATTGCAGTAGCATGCTACCAAAAAAAACACTCCTGGCAGGCCCTGTTCATTGCCCCAAAAACCATGTCCTGCCGCCTCAATTCTTATACGGCTTGCTCAGGTCAATGGAAAGTGACTTCTTGGCTCTTTTGGGATGGATATACTGCTTTAAGTCTCGGAGGGAAATTACTTGGTACTGGTTTTCTTTTAAGTATTTCAAGTATTTTTCAAAAAGGGGAATAGGTGTGTTTACCCATGGGTGTTCGAGGTCTGGCACACCATGAATCGTCAGGACGACAATTTTCCCATCTTTGGCCTGGCCAAGTGCCGCCATGATTTCTTTCTCGTTTTCCGAAGTGGTAGCCCAACTCGGAATCAGAAAGGGATGATCGCTCAGTGGGTCATAGGCCCTTTTCCCGCCTGCCCTGGCGAATTCATATCCCCTTTCTTCCAGCACCTCAAAACACGTTTCACTGATGTCATAGGCAGGGTATGCAAAGCTTTTAGGGCTGGGGATTTCCAGGGAATCACAAGTGTCTTCAATATAACCGAGCTGGGCGATAGTTTGGGACCTGTCCAATTTGTCCATATGGGCATGTGTGCGCGTATGGTTGGCCACTTCGAATCCCATTTTGTCCAGTGCGGCCATTTGTCTCCAATTCATGTATTTGGTACTGTCTGCAAAATTGGGAGGGAATTCGCATACAAAGAACGTCGCACCGAACCCATATTCTTGCAGCAAAGGAGCTACGACACTATAATGGCTGGCAGGGGCATCATCAAAAGTAAGGATGACCAACTTGTCCGGGATGGGCTGTTTCAGGTTTTGGCCTTGTGCATGTGCGCACAAGGATACTATCATTGCAAAAAGTAGTACGGTTTTATCTAATGATTGTGTCATGCTCTGATATGTTGAATTTTCTGACTACCGACCTTTTTATTGCAGCCTTGTTTTGATCCAGTCGAGGATGACCCTCCTGGTATGTTCAGATACCCAGTGCTCATTTATAGGGGTAATATAGGCCTCCTTTTCGGTGTTCAAGGAGTTATAGACGATATAGCTCGTCGTGGGTGGACAAGTGTTGTCGTTATAGCCCCATGTCATAAATACCGGCACATCGATCAGTTTGGCGAAATTGACCACATCATAGTATTCGAGGGTTTTGAGTTTTTGGGGCGTGTCCATTCCATCAACCTTTTTATACAGATGAGGATATCCACCTGCTCTTCCAGCCTTATAGCCGGCCATATCGCTGAGGGTAGGGTGGTTTGCGGCACAGGCGGTGATCCGGTCATCGAGCCCGGCAGTGACCAAGGCAAGCGCACCGCCTTGGCTGCCCCCCTGGGCAATGAGGTTTTTGCCATCCCATTCGGGCAAGGTGGTCAGGAAATCCAGCGCGCGTACACAGGACAGGTAAACTTTTTTCATGTAATAATTGTCCCTGTCATCCAAGCCATTGACCAAATAACTATTATTGTGCTGGCCAAAAGCATTACTTATTTCTTTGTATGTTTTGGCATCCAAGTCTGGACGGATACCATGGATTTCCATATCGAAACGAATGACTCCATTTTCTGCATAAAAAAGGTGCTTCAGTGGGTTCATTGGTTTGATGCCAGCCCCTGGCGGTGCAAAGACCACAGGGAATTGGCCGTCTTTTTTGGGGATGGTCAGGTATCCGTACACCTGTTGGCCTTTTTTATAGGCTTGGAGCTTTACCAAGTAGCAGTCCACTTTTTCATTGGAGTATTCCGGAACAAACACTTTCTCTACTTCCATTGGGGTCTGGGCAGCTTCCCGTTTGGCCTGCTCCCAAAAGGCTTCAAAATCAGCTGGAAAGGCCGTGTATGGCTTGAGTTTTTCCGGTTCAAAGCCTACTTTCACATGGTGTTTATACGGCTGGCCATGGAGTGTGGCCGTAAGCCAGCAATCCCGGAAGCCAGGAGCTGTAGCAGTGCCCAGTGAGATGATTCCTTTTCCTTGATCCAAGGTAATGGTTCCTTCTGAATCAGGCTCGAGCATTTCTGGGCCCACAGAATAATGAACCGTTACTTTATCTGCCGGTATCCCAAATTCAAAAAGTGATATGGCAACTTTTGCTTCTTCCCCGACTTGGTACAGCCAGTCGGTATGATCCGGTTCGGTGACCCAAAGTACATTGCTGCGGGACGGGTAATTCTGGGCGGTGACCGAAGAGGTAAGTACTATGAAAAAAAGTAATGAACAGTAGGCTTTCATGGGGTTTTGGTGTTTTGATCATGGAAATCAAAAAAGTCACCTTAAGTACGCCAAAGGTGACTTTTTGATTCAATGTTATGCCGTTTTAGCAGTCATTTTTCAAGTTTATAACAAGGAGTTAATCCACTAATTTATACATTTCCGTAGCGGCCAGTAGAAAACACCCTAAGCCATAATCTTCAAAATCCGGCTTACTGGTAAACGTGACCGGCTGTCCATCTTTGGGTTCTTTGCCCGTTCCTTGGAGATAGCCAAGGAATCCATTGTCATGGATGGCTTCAGAAGAAATGGCGTTCCACGCTTTTTTGATGGCGGGCATATATACTTCTTTTTCAAGCAAGCCATTGTTTACTCCCCATGCCATGCCATAAAGGAAAAGTGCGGTGCCAGAGGTTTCTTTGCCTTCAAAGTGTGTAGGGTCATGCAGGCTGACATTCCAGAAGCCATCTGTACGCTGTACGGGCAAGACGGCCTTTAGCATGCGCTGGAGCATTTGTACATATTCAAAGCGATGAGGATCATCGGCAGGCAAAAATTCCAAGGTCCTCACCATTGCTGCTACTACCCAGCCATTTCCACGGGACCAGTAGCAGTCGTTGCCGTTTGGCTCTTCATAGGGCGGACGGAAATCACTGTCCCTCCACCAGAGGTCATCGTGTGGATTGAACAGGCCTTGGGTCACTTTGGTGTCCATGTACATTTGGTACATGCGCTCAGAATACTTGGCGTCACCCGTAAGACTGGTCAGCTGGGCAAAAACCGGCATGGCCATCTGCAGGGCATCGATCCAGTCCCAGTCGTTGATCTTGTAGGTGTCCATCATGCCATCGATGGAAGCTTGAATATGCTCGATTCGCTCAGGCTTTTGGTCGATCTCATAGAGCATGATATAGGTTTGCCCTGCGCAGTGGTTGTCGGCATGGCGGGTTTGGGTGCCATTTCTCAGGTCCCAGCCGTGGGATTCTCCCCATTTTACGGCATAGTCGTAATATGCTTGATCATCTTTAAGCCCATAGAGTGCCATTAGCCCTTCATAGTAAACAGCCCTCGTCCAGAGGTTGCTGCTGCGTTCTTTATTGGTAATGACATTTTGGCCCGGATCAGGCCATTTTTCCATAAAATACTTGTTCGTGAGGACCATCTGGTCCATCACCGTTGCTTTGGAAGGAAGCTCTTGGGCTTCGGTAATGCTCGCTAGAAGCATAATTGTAGCAAGCATGGCAGTTATTCGTCGGAATTGCATTTCTATAGATTATGATTTGTTGAATTTTTCCAAATGGTCAATACCTTTCCCTCAGAAAGGCTTCTGTCTGCTCCCTAAAAAGGGCTTATTGCTGTATCTTTTTACCGTTAAGGGAGACGTCCTTTAACTGCAAATTTTCGATATAGTCCAATCGGATGTCCTGGTCCTTGGATGTCGATAGCTTCATTTGTTCTAAGGTGACCTCCGAGACCTTGTACTGGTCCGACGCGGTGGTGTTGAAGACCAGGTCGCAGTCAAGTGTAATGTTGTGAAAGGTGATATGGTCGGCCTTGGAGTGTTTGATGCCCTTTTCTCCTTTTAGGTCAAAGAACTGTGTCCAAGGTTTGATGTAGAGCATGTTTTTGGCACTGCCCACGATGTCTTCCACACGGATGTGCTCATAATGCTGAGGGGTGTCTGGCCGCATTTTTAGCCACAACAAGCGCGTGGCATGAGATACAGTGGTCCTGCGCAAAATGATGTTTTTATTATGGATGGATTCACTGCCGCAGGTAAGGGCGCTATGGCAATAGCCAAATTCGCAGTCTTCTACAATGATATTGTAGTTTCCACCGTTATTTGGATCCTTATCTGCATTGGGACCTTTTCCGCCTTTCAGGGCAATGGCGTCATCGTTCACCGACATGTAGCAGTTTTTGACCAGCACATTTTTGCATACATCCAAGTCGATGGCATCCGAACTTGGTGCCTTTTCCTTCGCGGGTTTGTGCGGAGCAAAGATGTAAAGTCCTAGAATTTTTACGTTTTCACACTTATAATAATGGGAAGTCCAAAAGGGGGAGTTGATTAAGCGGATTCCTGAAACTTGGACGTTCTTACTATTGGAAATAAACAGAAGTCGTGGCCGCATTTCATCCAAGTTGGTGCAGTCTGGATTAAACTCCCTCCGTAACCAGAACGATCTCCAGAAACGGAGCCCATTGCCATTTAGGGTGCCTTTCCCGGATATTGTAAATCCGTCAAGATGATCTGCATTTACCAGCGCGGCAAAGTACTTCCTGTTTTGTCCCTCTATTCGGGTATCCAGTAGCTTGAAATGGCTAATATCATCACTGCCTTTTAAAACGGCATTTTCTTCCAGGTATAAGTGGGTTCCTTGTTTGAAAAACAAGGAACCGCTTAGAAAGGTACCTTCGGGAACTATGATGACTCCTCCTCCCGCTTCATGGGCTTGGTCGATGACCGTCTGGATGGCTTCCGTTTGCAATACGGTACTGTCCCGCACCACACCAAAATCCGTGAGTCGGTATTTTTTGCCCAGTTGATCGATGTCTGTAGGAGTGGTGTCCCTGAACCATTCTGGTACGGGAGTACCGTCAGGAAAACGGTCCTGCTGGGCATAGAGGGATATGGAAACAAGAAAGCAAAGAAAAGATAAAGCGAAGTTTTTTTTCATGGTATATTGTTAATTAGACATTTGACTTGTCTGGGAGTCGGTTCAGGTCACGTTATCCCTGATGCACCCCAAAGTCACCTGAAAAATAATCAATATTGTAATGGGAACAATCCTGTATTGTTATGGTTGGGAATGGATGGGCAAGCATAAAAAAATAAAGTCTCCATGGTAGTGGCCGATGCGATGGTTTGATTGAGTTTAATGAGCACATTGAACGTGGCAAACCGTAGGCAATCGGTCTCCAACCATGGAGACATTACTGATGTAATTAACCCTAAGCTTAGTTTCTTACTAAACTGATGTAAAGATCGCTGATTCCCCGTTATCAGGCTTATCATTATCGTTCAAAAACCTATCATTTTTAGTATGATAAGAGAGGGGGTGTTTTTGTAATGCGTTTGTATTCAGTGATTTAAGATCGGTTATTTTTTTTCTTGATATATTGGCTGGGGGATAGTCCAAAGTGTTTGATAAAGGCCCGGGAAAAATTATTGGGCAGGTTATAGCCTACTTTATAGGCGGTCTCAGAGACGTTAAATTCACCACTGAGCAATAATGAGGAAGCCTTTTCCATTCGGAAGCTAGTGATGAATTCGGCCGCAGACTTGTCAGTCAGGCCCTTGATTTTTCGATAAAATTGGGGGCGGCTCATGTTCAGGCTTTGAGCAAGGGAATCGACATCCAGATCTTCAGAATCCAGGTGAGCTTCGATATACTGGCGTGCATTTTCCAAGAAGGTTTTGTCCACGGGATTTGATCCAAACGTGTCCAAGGCTTTGGTGTCTCCAGCGGAGAATTTGGCCTGTAAATGGCTGCGCTGTTCGAGCAGGTTTTTCACCCTGGCCATGAGGACCTGGGTGCTAAAGGGCTTGGTGACATAAGAGTCAGCACCCATTCCGTAGCCTTCCGTTTTGGCCGTGTCCGATTGTCTTGCCGTTAGGAGAATGATGGGAATGTGACTGGTGCGCATGTCCGCTTTGAGCTGTCGGCAGAGCTGTAGCCCATCCATATCCGGCATCATGACATCACTGATGATCAAGTCCGGGATTTGGTCAAATGCCTTGGACATGCCTTCCTCGCCATTTGCGGCTGTGCTGACGGCGAAATGATCCTGGAAGTGTTTTACGATATAGTTTCTGATTTCCTCATTATCGTCCACTACTAACAGTACAGGTATATTGTTGCGGTGTGGGGAAGGAGTGTTTTGTTCAGCGGGAGCAGGAAATGGCTGCAGGTCATCAACAGGCATAGGAGATGATGCAGGCTCATTCGATGGTGATGGAGTGTCAGGTAGGAAAAAGCCAAGTTTAGTACCTTTGCCCAAATGGCTTTCCAGGGATATTTTACCACCATGAAGGGCGATCAGCTCTCTTGTAAGGGCCAGACCTATTCCTGAACCTTCCGATTTTGGCTTACCGTTCTTTACCTGATAGAAGATTTCAAAAACCTTTTCTTGTTCTGATTTGGGAATGCCCGGGCCCGTGTCCTTTACTTCTATAAACACCCCTTTTTTTGAGTGTGTACTCGGGTGGATGGCTACCTGGACTTTCCCCTTGCGTGGGGTGTATTTCAGAGCGTTGGATAGGAGATTGTTGAGTACCATCGTTATTTTGTCCTGATCAAAGAAAAGCGGATGCGATGGGATGGATGTTTCTATGCTTAGCAAAATGTCCTGCTTCTCAGCCAAGTGCTCGAAGGAGGCAACGGTCTTTTTCACAAAAGCGACCATATCGGTTTGTTCTAAGCGAAGCTGGAGTTTTCCCGCTTCCAGTTTTCGGAAATCCAG
It encodes:
- a CDS encoding glycoside hydrolase family 88/105 protein, with amino-acid sequence MLATIMLLASITEAQELPSKATVMDQMVLTNKYFMEKWPDPGQNVITNKERSSNLWTRAVYYEGLMALYGLKDDQAYYDYAVKWGESHGWDLRNGTQTRHADNHCAGQTYIMLYEIDQKPERIEHIQASIDGMMDTYKINDWDWIDALQMAMPVFAQLTSLTGDAKYSERMYQMYMDTKVTQGLFNPHDDLWWRDSDFRPPYEEPNGNDCYWSRGNGWVVAAMVRTLEFLPADDPHRFEYVQMLQRMLKAVLPVQRTDGFWNVSLHDPTHFEGKETSGTALFLYGMAWGVNNGLLEKEVYMPAIKKAWNAISSEAIHDNGFLGYLQGTGKEPKDGQPVTFTSKPDFEDYGLGCFLLAATEMYKLVD
- a CDS encoding rhamnogalacturonidase, with the translated sequence MKKNFALSFLCFLVSISLYAQQDRFPDGTPVPEWFRDTTPTDIDQLGKKYRLTDFGVVRDSTVLQTEAIQTVIDQAHEAGGGVIIVPEGTFLSGSLFFKQGTHLYLEENAVLKGSDDISHFKLLDTRIEGQNRKYFAALVNADHLDGFTISGKGTLNGNGLRFWRSFWLRREFNPDCTNLDEMRPRLLFISNSKNVQVSGIRLINSPFWTSHYYKCENVKILGLYIFAPHKPAKEKAPSSDAIDLDVCKNVLVKNCYMSVNDDAIALKGGKGPNADKDPNNGGNYNIIVEDCEFGYCHSALTCGSESIHNKNIILRRTTVSHATRLLWLKMRPDTPQHYEHIRVEDIVGSAKNMLYIKPWTQFFDLKGEKGIKHSKADHITFHNITLDCDLVFNTTASDQYKVSEVTLEQMKLSTSKDQDIRLDYIENLQLKDVSLNGKKIQQ